A segment of the Chryseobacterium scophthalmum genome:
TGGTAGAGGTAAGGATTTCCTAAAAGACTCACGAATGAGATGCTACTATTTTGGGTGTATTTATTAAATCTTGCAAAAATACCGACTTCATATTCTCTGAAAACAGTGTAATTTAAACCTAGATTTACATAAAGATCAGAGGTTGTGTTGTTAATTCTCGGGTCTCTTGAGCGGTAACCCAATTGTGCAGTATAGTTGGCTTCAAGTCCTAAAGTAAAACGGTTGAATTTCTCAGAATAACCTCCTGCAAAAGAATATCTTTCCAGTTTTAAATCTCCACCTACAGAATCTGCTAAAACGTAGGGCGCAACGCGATTAAAATCGAGATTTTCGTTCCATTTGATGTTTAATTGATTTTGACTTTCGTAGCTTGCCTTTCCCCAAACCGCTCTTTTTTCATTAAGCTTTTGAAAAGAGTTGACGTAAATTTTCAAACCTTTATCTCCAGAACCAAGCTGTTCTCTGTAAATATCTTTTTTTTCTGAATGATAACCAATTCCGAATTCTGAGAAAGAAGTAGAACTATAATCCGACATGGAAGCCGGATTATAGTAAAACTGAGATTTTAAATTTCTTTCCGCACTGTATTGATTGCGATATTTATTAAAAAAATCAATACTGTCCTGAGCTTTCAACAAAGAAAAACAAATGACAAATAGTGCTGCGAAAGAAGTTTTAATATTGAACATAAATATGTTTTAAATAAATTTTAAACCGAGATTAATGTACAATCCCGTTTTTTAAACTCGGTTGAGAGTCTTTTACAAAATCTAAAGATGAGTTGTTGGTGTCTTTATATACGTTTTTGTTTTCTGAAGTTTTTCCAATTACTTTACGTCTTACAGATTTTCCATAACGTGTTGCATCATTATTCATCGAACCAACTGAAGTCCAACCTGCATCAATACTTGCTGAAGTAAGTGTCTGTACGAAATCGGTTGGTATACTGTTGTTTACCCCGTCGATAATCCATGAATTTGGAATTTTGTATGCACTTCTGGGTGTTACATTTCCTGCACTGTTCACATAAGAATAATTGTATTTCTGATTTTGAAGGAATGTATTTTTATCTTCTCCTGCAGGAAAACGTGCAATTACATAGCTTTCAAAACCTCTGTTGTGAAGGAAAAACATATCTGGAAACCCCATTGTTGTAAAAATAATATCTACATTTGGTACACTTGGGTTGTCCACTTGTCCTAAGCTTGGGTTTGTAGAAGGGAATTCCCAATCTGCGTTCTGTAAATTATAGGCAGTTGAAGTATTTTGTGAATGGTCAACTGCATTATCTGCAACAACGATGAAATCTCCCGGATGAATAATTTTCGGGCTTGAACTTTTAAGTATCATCACTCCTTTTACCGGGAAATAATCATTTGCATTGTATGGAGTAGGGTTATCGTTTGATGTTGTTAAGAAATTAGATTGTCCTATAATCAGGTTTGCAGCATCCAAATCCTTATCTGTATTATTGGTGATTTTAAAATATCTGCTTGAGTTGTAGTTTTTATTATCTGATGTTCTTACTCCTGTGAAGAATACTTCTTCGATTATAAAATCGTTACCAAATCTTTTTGCTAAAAGCGGAATGGTAATATTGGTAGCATTTACTTTAATATCTGTAACTGCAGTTGCACCTACATTAATCTGTTCTGAATCTGTTTTTATAACAGTTCCGTTTACAGTAATATTGTACGATCCGAAAGGTAATTCAAGAGAATGCGCATTAGTATTTTGAATGGTAAATTCTGTTACAGCTCCAGTGTTGATTTCTTTAATTGAAATATCTAAAGTTTTGTAAGTTGCTATTTCTTCGCCTGTGAAATTCATTGTTAAAACTCCTGTCTGAGAAACAGATTTTCCGAAATCATCATCACTTGAGCAAGATGTTACCGTAAAGCCGGTTACCATTGCTGCTGCTAAGCTTAGTATTAATACTCTTTTCTTCATGTCAATTTATATTAAATTATTATATTAAAAATTATAAGTAAGTTCCATCCCAAAATAAGGACGATTGGCTGCTTTTCTTTCAATTTTGAGATTGTTGAAATAGTAAGGTGCACTGTAATTAAAAATCCTTGTCACAAACATGGATGTTTTTATGTTTTTATAAATACTTTTAGTGATTTTTAAGTTTCCTACAATCGTAAATGTGTAATCTGTCGGCATATTATCGGTTACAGAAACGTTTCTTACCAACCATTGTTTATAAGTGTCTGTTTTATCTGCTTCAGTAAAAGGATGTACAATTCCATCGATTCCATAATAAGAAATAGGTTCGGCAATTCTTTGATCTTTTCTTTGGTGATCAAACACACTTCCTTGGAATGATGCAGAAATTGTTAAATCTAAATTAGGAAGATAAGTATCGATGAAAAGATTGTAATTCATATTAGAATTTACATAACCATCATCATTCTGATAAATTCCATAGTATGGAAATCCGTCTGCGCCAATGGATGCAGAAGGTCTTTCGACAACAGGAACAGAGTTTCTTAATTGTGTTTTAAAATAAGCTCCACTTAAAGTAAATCTTGTGTTAATCGATTTGAAACGCGGCGAAGTGTATCCGAATTCAATACCATTTTTGATGATTGCACTTCCGTTTTCATTAAGTGCATATTCTGCGTTGGTTTTTCGGTCAATGTAAGGAGTGGTTGCTAAATTTGGTCCGTTATTCCATTGTGAAAGGTCTACTTGCGAAGCATCATATTGTTTGTAGGTGTGAAGAACAGTATGTTTCATTGGTCGGAAACCATTCGTCATGTCTTCTTTGAAATAGGTAAAGAAAAAATTATGGTTTTTATAAGAAAGATCAAGTCTTATTTCTTTTTTGATGCTTTTCGCTGCTTCAAGATTTTTGTTTTCAAGATCTTGTACATACGTCATAAAATTAACGTAACGATATTGAGCATCATTGTGATAATAATTAAGTTGAGTGTAATCCCAATATTTTCTATTAGGATACAACATCAAAAGAGTAGGTTGTTTATAAAACTGTCCGTATCCAAGTGTAACGTCCATTTTTAATGGAGCATTATTAATCATTACATGTGGAAGGTTGTATTGAAGATTTAATCTGGGTTCCACAAAAACTTTTTTGCTGATAGCATAAGATTTGTCAATTCCCATTTGTTTTGAGAATCTTAATCCTGTATATAAGGTAAATTTATGCTCATCAACTGCATAGCTCATCTGATCTCCTAAAAATGCAGCCATCAGATTCGAGGCAGGAATATCATTAAAAGGTCTCGGTCTTGAATTGTTTAATTCAGCAGCATAAGGTGAGTTCATATCGTAAATTAAACCTCGTCCGTTATTTTTAGAATATCTCCAGTCTAAACCAGCTTCATACTGATGATTGATTCCAAAAGTATTTCTTGTTCCTGTAGTTTGAAGAAGCGCTGTAATGTCTAAAGGTTTTCCTTCTGTAGCGTAGTCGCTCACATAACGAAGAACCGGGAAAACTCCAACATTTTCTCCTTGTTCTGTGGCTAAAGAAAAAGATCTGGGCCCTGATAATTGTATCAGTTTAGTTTGATCAATTTTTTCAAATCCCTGTCTTATTGCTGTGTTTAAAATAACTTTATCAAAAAAAGATGTTTTATTTAAACTATAAATAAAGTTATTACTAAAACTAATTTTTGTTCGGGTCTGTTTGTATTTATCAATTTCAGGAGCTCCGTTATCAGGATCGTTTTTCTTCGAATCGACATTGCTTGAAAAATCGATATTTGAACGCCATTCTAAAGGATTAGACCAAAGATTTCCTTTCTTTTTTGAACGGATTGATGCGGTCATTCTCTGGTAATTTTCGAAATCATCGGTCGGATTAGATTTAGAATCTAAAAAATCTGCACCGGCACTGATTTGCCAATTGTCATTAATTTTAAAACCTTTACCAACATAATATTGCTTGCTGAAACCGTCTGCTTTAAATCTCGCCTGCAAAGGAGATTCGCTGATTTTTCTTTCGATTTTTATCACTCCGGAAGTTAAATCTCCATAAGACGCAGAGGGAATTCCTCTGATAATTTCTACTTTTTCAATATCATTGGTAGAGATGGTTCTCATGTCGACTCCTGTTGATGAAGTCTCTCTGGCCATTGGTCCTTCTAAAAATTGCCTGTTGTCTAAAGAAACCTGCATATCTGCATTAGAGTTGATGACATTTCCATCAATCATGAACTGTGTTCCCAGGGCAGTTGTGTTATAATCTGTAGTTTTGTATGACAA
Coding sequences within it:
- a CDS encoding DUF4876 domain-containing protein, with the translated sequence MKKRVLILSLAAAMVTGFTVTSCSSDDDFGKSVSQTGVLTMNFTGEEIATYKTLDISIKEINTGAVTEFTIQNTNAHSLELPFGSYNITVNGTVIKTDSEQINVGATAVTDIKVNATNITIPLLAKRFGNDFIIEEVFFTGVRTSDNKNYNSSRYFKITNNTDKDLDAANLIIGQSNFLTTSNDNPTPYNANDYFPVKGVMILKSSSPKIIHPGDFIVVADNAVDHSQNTSTAYNLQNADWEFPSTNPSLGQVDNPSVPNVDIIFTTMGFPDMFFLHNRGFESYVIARFPAGEDKNTFLQNQKYNYSYVNSAGNVTPRSAYKIPNSWIIDGVNNSIPTDFVQTLTSASIDAGWTSVGSMNNDATRYGKSVRRKVIGKTSENKNVYKDTNNSSLDFVKDSQPSLKNGIVH
- a CDS encoding TonB-dependent receptor encodes the protein MIRLLTFILLFFFGSQLLLAQNEKLQLSLSISGENQQKLKGVTVKSSQNSTVTDENGNATLVLSEGKHHIKIIHSNYQEKELDVTLNNSKTLNFQLQPVDKLEEIVIFSKEGKGLTTKTIIDRKAMEHLQPSSFTDLMELLPGGLAKTPNLSTNNRPMLRENRGGLSYKTTDYNTTALGTQFMIDGNVINSNADMQVSLDNRQFLEGPMARETSSTGVDMRTISTNDIEKVEIIRGIPSASYGDLTSGVIKIERKISESPLQARFKADGFSKQYYVGKGFKINDNWQISAGADFLDSKSNPTDDFENYQRMTASIRSKKKGNLWSNPLEWRSNIDFSSNVDSKKNDPDNGAPEIDKYKQTRTKISFSNNFIYSLNKTSFFDKVILNTAIRQGFEKIDQTKLIQLSGPRSFSLATEQGENVGVFPVLRYVSDYATEGKPLDITALLQTTGTRNTFGINHQYEAGLDWRYSKNNGRGLIYDMNSPYAAELNNSRPRPFNDIPASNLMAAFLGDQMSYAVDEHKFTLYTGLRFSKQMGIDKSYAISKKVFVEPRLNLQYNLPHVMINNAPLKMDVTLGYGQFYKQPTLLMLYPNRKYWDYTQLNYYHNDAQYRYVNFMTYVQDLENKNLEAAKSIKKEIRLDLSYKNHNFFFTYFKEDMTNGFRPMKHTVLHTYKQYDASQVDLSQWNNGPNLATTPYIDRKTNAEYALNENGSAIIKNGIEFGYTSPRFKSINTRFTLSGAYFKTQLRNSVPVVERPSASIGADGFPYYGIYQNDDGYVNSNMNYNLFIDTYLPNLDLTISASFQGSVFDHQRKDQRIAEPISYYGIDGIVHPFTEADKTDTYKQWLVRNVSVTDNMPTDYTFTIVGNLKITKSIYKNIKTSMFVTRIFNYSAPYYFNNLKIERKAANRPYFGMELTYNF